GATCGCCAGCAGGCGTAGCAGAAAGCCGCTGAACAAGGTCAGCAGAATCGCCTGCTCGCTGGGCAGTTGCAGATACAGGCACAGCATGTAGAACCAGGCAGCGAGGAACGACACGCTGGCGTACAGCTCGCGACGGAAGATCAGCGGGATGTCGTTACAGAAGATATCGCGCAGGATGCCGCCGAATACGCCTGTGATCACGCCGCTGACCGAGGCCACCAGCATGCCGTGGCCCATTTCCAACGCTGTCATGCAACCGATCAAGGTAAAGGCCACCAGGCCCAAGGCGTCCAGCGCCAAAAACAGCGAGCGCAGACGGCGCATCAGCGGCGCAATAAAGATCGTCACCAATGCCGCGATGGAGGTCAGCACCAGGTATTCCGGGTGTTTTACCCAGGTCAGCGGGTAATGCCCCAACAGCACATCGCGCACCGAACCACCGCCCAGCGCGGTGACGCAGGCGATCAGCACCACGCCAAACCAGTCCATGCCACGGCGCCCGGCGGACAGCGCGCCGGTCATGGCTTCGGCGGTGATGGCGATGAGGTAGAGCATCAACAGCATGATGGCGATCCTTGCGAATAGGCGCGCATTCTAATCATTGGGTGGTGGCACCAAAAGGGGGCGCATGGCGAAAGACCGTGTCGACAGCATCGCAGGCAAGCCAGCTCCCACACTTTGACCTGTGAATACTTTCAAATGTGGGAGCTGGCTTGCCTGCGATGGGGCCAGAGCAGGCACCAAAGATTCAAGCCTTGATGAAATGCCTGCGGTAATGCTGCAACTCAGCGATCGACTCGCGAATATCATCCAGTGCCAAATGCGTGCTGCCCTTATGGAAGCTGTCCTTGACCTCCGGCGCCCAGCGCGCCGCCAGCTCTTTCAAGGTGGACACATCCAGGTTGCGGTAGTGGAAGTAGCTTTCCAGCCCCTTCATGTGCGTATAAAGGAAGCGACGATCCTGGCAGATGCTGTTGCCACAGATCGGCGACTTGCCCTTGGGCACCCACTTTTCCAGGAAGGCGATGGTTTCAGCTTCGGCCTCAGCCATGCTGATACGGCTGTCGCGCACGCGCTGGGTCAGGCCGGAATTGCCATGGGTGCGGGTGTTCCACTCGTCCATGGTGGCCAGTACGGCATCGCTGTGATGGATGGCGATCACCGGACCTTCAGCCAAGGTGTTGAGGTTGCTGTCGGTGACAATGGTCGCCATCTCGATGATGACGTCGGTGTCGGGGTTCAGACCGGTCATTTCCAGATCGATCCAAATCAGGTTCTGTGGGTTTTGCATGGCTTGATTCTCTTGGCCCTTGGCTTAGCTGCGCAGTTTAGCAGGCGGGGGCGTGCTAGACTCGCGACCGTTTTACCCAACCTTTGCATTATCGACACGGAACACCAATGGCCAAACGCCAGCTCAATCGCCGCCAAAACTGGCGCATCGAAAAGATTCAAGGTGAACGCGCCGCGCGCGCCGCCAAACGTGAATCCTCCGCCGTGGAAGCGCTCGAGGGCGGCGACCTGGGGCCTGAACAAACGGGCCTGGTGATCGCGCACTTTGGTGTGCAGGTCGAAGTCGAGGCGCTCGAAGGCGAACTCGCAGGTTCGGTGTCGCGCTGCCACTTGCGCGCCAACCTGCCTGCGCTGGTCACCGGCGACAAGGTCGTGTGGCGTGCCGGCAACCAGGGCATCGGCGTAATTGTCGCCCAGTTGCCGCGCACCACCGAATTGCGCCGCCCCGACAGCCGTGGCCAGCTCAAGCCGGTGGCGGCCAACGTTGACATGATCGTGATCGTGTTCGCACCGCTGCCCGAGCCGCATGCCAACCTGATCGACCGCTACCTGGTCGCAGCCGAGCACGCCGGCATTCGCCCACTGCTGCTGTTGAACAAATTCGACTTGATCGACGAACAGAACGCCCCAGCGCTCAACGCGTTGCTGGCGGTCTACCGCACGCTGGGTTACCCGGTACTGGAAGTGTCGGCGCATCACGGCAATGGCATGGAACAGCTGCAACAGCAGTTGGACGGGCGCATCAGTGTGTTCGTCGGCCAGTCGGGCGTGGGCAAGTCATCGCTGGTCAACAGCCTGCTGCCGGAAGTCGACACCCGCGTCGGCCCGCTCTCGGAACTGTCCGGCCAGGGCACCCACACCACCACCACTGCGCGGTTGTTCCACTTCCCCGGCGGCGGTGAGCTGATCGACTCCCCAGGCATCCGTGAATTCGGCCTCGGCCACGTCAGCCGCAGCGATGTGGAAGCGGGCTTCATCGAGTTCAACGACCTGATCGGCACCTGCCGCTTCCGCGACTGCAAACACGACCGCGAGCCGGGTTGTGCATTGCTCAAGGCCCTGGAAGATGGGCGTGTGCAGCAGCAGCGAATGAACAGCTATCGGTCGATTATTGCGAGCTTGCCGGAGAGCAGCTACTAAACCGCAGATACAACAAGGCCGCGATTATCGCGGCCTTGTTGTATCTGGACTACGAACCCGGCGCCGGCGCAGGTGCCGTCGGGTCTTTCACCCCGCCGTCATCAAACAGGTTCAGCTTCTGCCGCAACTCATGGGCTGGCAACGGCTCCTGACCTGGCGGAATCGCATTCGGATCGGCCGGCACTTCACCCGGCGCGCCTTCGCCCTGGGTCGGTGCCGCAGGTGGCGGCTGATCACCTTCAATCGCACGCTGGGCTTTTTTAGTCAGCACTACAATATCGATACGGCGGTTGATCGGGTTGAACGGGTCTTTAGGGTCAAACAACTGCGAGGACGCGAACCCCACTACGCGCGCCACTTGCGGGTCGGGATAGCTGCCCGCCACCAGCGCACGCCGGGCGGCGTTGGCGCGGTTGGCCGAAAGCTCCCAGTTGCCGAAGTCGCCCTGGCCCGCATAGGGCTTGGCGTCGGTGTGGCCGCTGATGCTGATCTTGTTTGGCACCGCCTTGATGGTGTCGGCCATGGCCAGCAGGATGTCTTCGAAGTACGGTTTCAAGCGCGCACTGCCGGAGTCGAACATCGGCCGGTTGGCGGCGTCGGTAATCTGGATGCGCAAGCCTTCCGGGGTAATCTCGAAGGAAATCTGGTCCTTGAATTTGAGCAGTTGCGGGTTTTCTTCGACCTTGGTCTGCAGTTCCTGCAGCAGCAACTCCAGGCGTTCTTTCTCGACCTGCTCGGCCATGGTTTCGACGGTTTCGCGCTCGATCGGAATGTTTTCCTGCGGCGACTCGGTTTTGACTTCCGGGTTGATGGTGCGCTCAGGTGCCAGTTGCGGCGAGCCGCCCAGGTCGATCACGAAGGGCGTGCCGCTTTCCGAAAAACCAATCGGGTCTTTGAAGTAACCGGCGATGGCGATCTTCTGCTCGGGCGTGGCGGTCGACATCAGCCACAGCACCAGGAAGAACGCCATCATCGCCGTAGCAAAGTCGGCGAAGGCGATTTTCCAGGCGCCGCCATGGTGCCCCGCAGCGAAGCGCTTGACGCGCTTGATGATTATCGGCTGGTTGTTTTCCATGACTTAGCGACCGCGAACCGCTTGTTCCAGCTCGGCAAAACTTGGGCGATGTTTCGGGTACAGCACCTTGCGCCCGAACTCCACCGCCAGCGATGGCGGCATGCCGGACGCCGAAGCCACCAGGCAGGCCTTGATCGCTTCGTACAGATTCACTTCTTCCTTGGCATCGTGGGCCAGAGACGTGGCCAATGGGCCGAAGAAACCGTAGGCCGCGAGGATACCGAAGAAGGTCCCGACGAGGGCCGCGCCCACGTGCATGCCGATGGCCTTCTGGTCGCCTTCACCCAGGGATGCCATGGTCACCACGATACCGAGTACCGCCGCGACGATACCAAAACCGGGCATGCCGTCAGCGATGCCGGTCACGGCGTGGGAAGGGTGTTCCAGCTCTTCTTTGAGGCTGAACAGCTCCATGTCGAACAGGCCTTCGAGCTCGTGCGGAGCCATGTTGCCGGAGGACATGATGCGCAGGTAATCACAGATATACGCGGTCATGCGCTCATCTTTGAGCACGGCCGGGTACTTGGCGAAAATCGGGCTGGCGGCAGCGTCTTCGATGTCGCCTTCAATGGCCATCATGCCTTCGCGGCGGCTCTTGTTGAGGATCTCGTAGATCAGCCCCAGCACCTCGAGATAAAAGGTATGGGAGAAGCGCGAACTGAACATGCCCAGCGACTTCTTGATCACATGCATGGTCATGTAGCCGGGGTTGGCCTGCAGGAAAGCACCAAACGCGGCGCCGCCGATGATCAGCACTTCGAAGGGCTGGATCAGCGCGGCAATTTTACCGTGGGACAAGACGTACCCACCGAGCACACTTGCGATGACGACGATGATGCCGATAATTTTAGCCATAGGAGATTGGTACTTGCGCCGTCGGGTTCATGGACATAATGGGTGCTGCAGAAAACTCTTGTTCTACTTATCGGCAAAACTGCGCCAGACTATAGCCCGTTAAGGCGAAAAGCCAATTCGGCCCGTTCCGGGCGTGTTGAACGCAAGTGATGATCGCGCCCCAATCATGGCAAACGAAACGACAGTTCCAACGACAAAACCCACCAACCTCGCCGCTTGGATCAAGCGCCTGGACGATGTGCTGCTGCCTGTTCCTCAGGCTAGTCACGAACGCGTGTGCAAGGCCATCCGCGACAGCCGTAGTTCTTTGCGAGATATTGCCGAGCTGATGCAAAACAGCCCGGCGCTGGTGCTCAGCGTGATGCGCGAAGCCAACAGCCAGGCGCACGGCAGCCTGTCGGGGCCGGCAGAAAACCTCGAAGTGGCGCTGAACCGCCTGGGCCTTAAACGCGCAGAAGAATTGCTCGCGCGCCTGCCCGCGGTGCCGGAAAAAGACATCCCGGTGGCCTTGCGCCAATTGCTGCTGGTGAGCCAGCACGCCTCCCAGCAAGCCAATGGTTTGTTCGCCAGCCGCCTGGCGCGGCTGTGGCAAGACATCCATTGGGGCAGCCTGCTGTTTCTGTCGCCACTGTGGCCGCTGGCCGTGGCCTACCCCAAGCTTCTGGAAGAATGGGAACTGCGAGTGATCCACAAAGGCCAGTCGGCGCGCAAGGTCGAGCAGGAACTGTTCGGTGTACGCTTGCTCGACCTGTGCCTGGGCTTGACCGAAGCCTGGCACCTGCCGATCTGGGTATCCCAGGGCTACAACCTGCTGCTGACCGAACAGCGCTTGCTGGTGAAGGCACTGCACATCGCCCGCGAAGATGACGCGTTGCGCCAGCAGCAATTGCTCGATGCCGAACCCAACCTGCGGCGCTGGCTGAACCAGCCCGCCAATACCGTGCTGCTGGCCAACGGCCTGGCGATGTCGGCCCAGGAATCCTGGACCTGCCCGCACACCGAGCGCTGGCAATACCTCACCGCGCTGTACCTGCAAGCGCCGCTGTGTGACGTGCAGCAACAGGTTCACCAACAAGCGGTGACCAGCGCGCGCACCACCTTGATGCCGGACCTCTGGCACCCGGCGCTGTCGCTGATCTGGCCGTGGCATGTGCAAAAAGTCCATCGCGGCCTGCTGCCCGCACCACCGCCCACTGCCGAAGCACTGGCCGTGTGGCGCAAGCGCTGCACCGAATTGCTGGTCGAGCCGAGCCGCTTTGCCAACGCCATGCACTTGACCACCTGCGCCAGGGAAGCCTTGGTCGCCAGTGGCATGCAGCGTGTGCTGCTCTTTATGGCCGACCGCGCCCTGAGCACCTTGCGCGTGCATCAGGCCGATGGTTTGCCAAAGGAGGCTGCCAACCTGAGCCTGGATGTCGTCAACAGCACGCTGCTGCAGCGCCTGCTGGAAAAGTCCGCGCAAGTGCGTCTCACGCCAGACAATCACGCGCAATTTTCCGCGCTGCTGCCACCGATCCTGCGCCGCTGGTTTACCGGTGAACACCTGTTGCTACGCTCTCTGAGCTGCAATGGCCGCGTAGTGATGCTGATGGTCGCCGACCAAGGCGGCGGGCCGTTCTCGGAAACCACCGTGCAAGCCTTCGGCAAAACCGCTCAATGCATCGAGAAGGCCCTGCACAGCTTTACCAACCGCAGCGCCTGATGCTTGCGCTACAATCGCCGTCCTTTATCGCCAACATTTGTGCGCAGGAGACCTCACATGCCTGACTTCTCTGGCTTGCCGCTGGTGATCGAATCCAGCGACCTGCTTGGCCGCCTGGATGCCGAACACTTGATTCTGGTGGACCTCACCAGTGCCGCCCGCTACGTCGAAGGGCATATCCCCGGCGCGCATTTCGTTGACCCCAAGCGCACCCAGTTGGGCCAGCCGCCAGCACCCGGTTTGCTGCCGCACAAAGCCGACCTGGAAAAGCTGTTCGGCGAACTGGGCCACACACCGGACGCCACTTACGTCGTCTATGACGACGAAGGCGGCGGCTGGGCTGGGCGGTTTATCTGGATGCTCGACGTGATCGGCCACCAGAAATACCACTACCTGGACGGCGGCCTGCTGGCCTGGCTGGAAGGTCAGCACCCAGTGTCCACCGAAGTGCCCGCCCCGGTTGGCGGCCCGGTCAGCCTCACGCTGCACGACGGCCCCACCGCCACCCGCGAGTACCTGCAAAGCCGACTCGGTGCCGCCGACCTGGGCATCTGGGACGCGCGCGGCCCGTTGGAGTATTCCGGCGAGAAGGTGCTCGCCGCCAAGGGCGGGCACATCCCCGGCGCCGTCAACTTCGAATGGACTGCCGGCATGGACAAGGCGCGCAACCTGCGTATCCGCCGCGACATGCCGCAGATCCTCGAAGACCTCGGGCTGACCCGCGACAAAGAAATCATCACCCACTGCCAGACTCACCACCGCTCTGGCTTCACCTACCTGGTGGCCAAGGCGCTCGGTTATCCGCGAGTCAAAGGTTATGCCGGTTCCTGGGGCGAATGGGGCAACCACCCCGACACCCCCGTCGAGATTTAAGGTTTAAGGACAGTTATGAAAAAGCAGTTGTTTATCCTCAGCCAGTACTTGCTGCCGCACCACTTGCTGTCGCGCCTGGCCGGCTGCATTGCCGAGTGCCGCGTGCGCTGGTTCAAGAATGCCTTCACAGCCTGGTTCGCCAAGCGCTACCAAGTGGACATGTCCCAGGCGCTGGTGGAAGACCTCACCGCCTACGAGCACTTCAACGCCTTCTTCACCCGCGCCCTCAAAGACGGCGCCCGCCCGCTGGATGAAACCCCAGGCGCGGTGCTGAGCCCAGCCGACGGCGCGGTCAGCCAGCTTGGCCCGATTGAACACGGCCGGGTGTTCCAGGCCAAAGGCCATAGCTTCAGCGTGCTGGAATTGCTGGGGGGCGACGCAGCGCTGGCCGCACCATTCATGGGCGGTGATTTCGCCACCATCTACCTGTCACCGAAGGACTACCACCGCGTACACATGCCTTTGGCCGGTACGCTGCGCGAGATGGTCTACGTGCCGGGCCGGATTTTCTCGGTCAACCAGACCACCGCCGAAAACGTGCCTGAACTGTTTTCGCGCAACGAACGTGTTGTCTGCCTGTTCGACACCGAACGCGGCCCGATGGCAGTGGTATTGGTGGGCGCGATGATTGTGGCGTCGATTGAAACTGTGTGGGCCGGGTTGGTGACGCCGCCCAAGCGTGAGCTGAAAACCTTCCGCTACGACGAAGCCGCACGCGCGCCGATTCACTTGGAGAAAGGTGCTGAACTGGGCCGCTTCAAGCTGGGTTCGACCGCCATCGTGCTGTTCGGGCCGGATCAGGTGAAGTGGGCAGAAGAGCTGGTGGCAGGTACGCCAGTGCAGATGGGCCAGGGTATCGCCGCGCCTAAAGCCTGATTCAAGCTTATTGAAGATCAAAATGTGGGAGCGGGCTTGCCCGCGATGACGGAGTATCAGTCGATACATCATTGACTGATCTACCGCTATCGCGGGCAAGCCCGCTCCCACATTTTTTACTGCATTTCTACAGTTACAACTGCCCGTCGCGATCGCGAAAGCCCAGCAGATACAACACACCATCCAGCCCCAGCGTCGAAATCGCCTGCTTGGCCGATTGCTTGACCAGCGGCTTGGCACGGAACGCCACACCCAAACCGGCAATCGCCAGCATCGGTAAGTCATTCGCACCGTCGCCGACCGCAATGGTCTGCTCCAGACGCAAACCTTCCTTGTGGGCCAACTCCTTGAGCAAGTCCGACTTGCGCTGCGCGTCGACAATCGGCTCTACCGCCACGCCGGTCACCTTTCCATCCACCACTTCCAGCTCATTGGCGAACACATAGTCGATGCCCAGCTTGGCCTGCAATTGCTTGGCGAAGTAGGTGAAGCCGCCGGACAGGATGGCGGTCTTGTAGCCCAGGCGCTTGAGTTCGGCGAACAGGGTTTCGGCGCCTTCGGTCAGGCGCAGCGAGGCGCCAATCGAATCCAGCACGCTCACGTCCAAGCCCTTGAGCAGCGCCAGGCGCTCCTTGAAGCTGGCGCGAAAATCCAGCTCACCGGCCATGGCGCGCTCGGTGATTTCGGACACTTGCTCACCCACACCGGCAGCCTTGGCCAGTTCGTCGATGACTTCGGCTTCGATCAGCGTGGAGTCCATGTCGAACACCGCCAGGCGGCGGTTACGGCGGAACAGCGAGTCCTCCTGGAAGGCGATGTCGACATTCAGTTCCTGGGCCACGCTGAGGAATTCAGCGCGCAGGGCTTGCGGGTCGGCCGGTTCGCCGCGCACGGAGAACTCGATACAGCCCTTGCCTTTGTCCGCCGGCGTGTCCAATGGCATGCGACCCGACAGACGGTCGATATGGTCGATATTCAAACCATATTGAGCGGTGATGGAGCTGACGCGCTGCAATTGTTCGGCGGTCACTTTGCGGGTCAGCAGCGTCACGATGTGGCGTTTTTTGCCCTGGCCGTCCACCCAATGCTGGTAATCGGCTTCGGAGACCGGCGTGAAACGCACCTGCTGATCGAGCTTATACGCCGTAAACAGGATGTCTTTAAGCACCGACGAGGCCTGCTCGGTGCTGGGAATTTCAACCAGGATGCCAAACGACAACGTGTCGTGGATCACCGCCTGGCCGATGTCGAGAATGTTCACACCACCCTGGGCCAGAACACCGGTAATGGCCGCGGTGAGGCCCGGGCGATCTTCGCCAGTGATGTTTATCAGGACAATTTCGCGCAAAGCGCACCCCCAGGCTGGAAAAAAACCGCATTCTACCCACTTTCAGTGACCATCGGGCGCAGCGAGCGCTTTGCCGGTTCTAGGCCTGTCGCTATACTGCGCGTCAACTTCACGGACCAAGAGCCGAGCGCAAGTGAACCGGCCCACGCCAGTAAAAACCGATAACTTCTTCCTGCTGATCTTCCGGGCACTGCGCCACCGCCGTGTACCGATCGCATTACGCATCGCCAGCCATAACGTGATCCTGGTCGCTCTGGCCTTGGTGATCTACGCCTGCGTGATGGGTTTGCAGTTCAAGCAGGCCATGCACGAGCAAGCCGATGCCCTGGGCGCGAGCCTCACAACCCAGACCGCCACCTCGGCGACTGAGTTGCTGGTGTCCAACGACATCCTCAGCCTCAACGTGCTGCTCAATAACCTGACCAAGAACCCGCTGGTGGCCCATGCCGCCATCTACAGCGTGGACAACCGGATCATGGCCGAAGCCGGGCAGCGCCCGAAAAACGGCCTGTTGGGTGAAGCCGAAGGCCTGTATTCGAGCAATATTACGTTTCAGGATGTGAAGGCCGGGCAACTGCGCATCAGCCTCGACATGCAGCAATTCCAGCAGCCGATGACCATCAGCCTGCAAAGCATGGGCATCCTCAGCGCGATCCTGCTGGCCTTGGCCCTGGCCCTGAGCTTGCGCCTGGGTCGGCATATCTCCACGCCGCTGATGCAATTGCGCATCTGGCTGCGCGATATCGACGAACACACCCCGGCCACCGACCGCCAGGATGAAATCGGCGACCTCGCCCGCCAGCTTCACGCCAGCTTCGCCCCGGAGCCGGTGGTGCCTGAGGTTGAACCCGAACCTGAGTACGACGACACCGACTACGACGACGAGCCCGAGTTTGAAGTGCGCAACCTGCGTGACCCAGGCTTTGACGAAAGTGCGCCGGTGGCTGCCCTCAAACCTGCTCCACGCCAGGTGATCAAGGCCGAAGAAGACGAACTGGACGATGAAGACCCGTTCGCCGACCTGCGCGACACCTCGGCCGCCGCGCCCGTGGTGGCACCGCAACCTGCGCCGGTAAAAAATACCGAGCCGCAGCACAGCGCCGTACTGGCTGTGCAACTGGGTGCGCAGGACCAACTGCGTCGCCTGCCCCGTGCGCGCCTCACTGAATTGCTGGAGCGCTACCGCGATTGCCTCGACCAGGCGGCCTCGCTCTACCAGAGCGAGCTGCATACCCTGAACGACGGCAGCACGTTGATGCTGTTCCACAGCGAAGACAGCGGCGAAGACTACCTGACCAATGCGATTTGCTGCGGCGAGCTGCTGCGCGCCCTCGGCCATGCCTTGCAGATTGAAGTGGCCGACAGCGGCATTACGTTGCAGCTGCAACTTGGCCTGACCGTCGGTGACGATCTGTTCGGCATGAGCCAGATCGACCTGCTGCTTACCGAGATCGCCCAGGATGCGCTGGCCTTGTCCCAACACAGCCGCAACCTGCTGCTGGTGGAGCGCAAGATCAGTGAAGATGCGTTGATCCGCCAGCGCGCACGTATCCGCCCGATTGCCAGCCCTGAAGGCGCGAGCTGTGTGGAGCGGCTGATGGAGCCGTACCCGTCGATGCTGGAACGGCAGTTGGCGCGGATGCATGAGACCCGTAACAAGCCCTGACAGCTTGATCGCAGACAACAAAAGGCCCGCTGAGTAAGCGGGCCTTTTGCTTGGGCGCGATTCAGGTCAGAACCTGAACACTTCCATATCCGTGCGAATCGGCGTGGCCATCGGCATCTTCGGCTTTTCCGGAGCGGACGGTTTGGCTTGAGCCGGAGCTTGCTTGCGCGGCGCTTCAGCCACTGGCGGCTGGTTGGCCAATGGCTTGAGGGCCACCGACAACTGCTGCGCCAAATGCTGCAACAACACGCCCTGGGCCTGGACCTGGGACGCGGTGCTGCCGGTATGCTCTTCCTGCAGATGCACGATGCGATTATCGCGCACCTGGCCACGGCGGTCGATCAAGCGCCATTGCGCGTCAAGAATCGCCGGCTGCGAAGTACCCGAGTCGAGCCGCGTGATGGTCAGCAATACCTGCACATCCGGGTTAAAACCGGCAGGCCCAGGCGCAAGCACCACACGCTGGCTGTCGAGATGGCCAGCCACCTGACGCAACATCAGCTGGTTGATATCGGACGACAGACTACCCGCCCAACGACCATCGGTGGAACCTTGCAGGCTGCCGTCGTTCTGACGTTGCAGCAGGGTTTCGCGTTGCAGGTAATCAGCAACGACGACCGGGCCAAGCAAAACGGCCATACCTGCGGTTTGCGCAGGCTGAGCCGGACTTCCGCTGTCCAGCTGGTACAGCGACACCGGTTGGTGTGTGCTGCAACCCGCCAACCCCAAAAGGCCAGCGAGCATCAAAAATAAAGGAAGGCGTGGAGCAGTCATCATCCCATCCAGGTGGCTGCCACAAGGCGAACCACAATGTAATACTAAAAATAACCTAAACACGCTCGGCCACGCCGGCGCTGGAAAGGCCATATCATCCGTGAATATGCGCCCTGACTCCAGCGCGAAAGCGTCGATCTACGCGTTAAATCGTAGATCGAGCCCTCTAATCCGCCTTAAACAGGCGTTTCCACCAGCAAAGCGTCCACACGCTGGAAGCCACGCGGCAGTTTATTACCCCGTCGACCACGCTCGCCCTTGTAGTGTTCGAGGTCGTCGGGGCGCAGAGACAGCGTGCGCTTGCCGGCCTGGAGCACCAGGGTAGAGCCTTCCGGGATCACGGCGATGTCGGTCACGTACTCTTCGCGACTGGCCACGCGCTCCCCGGGAATCCCGATAATCTTGTTGCCCTTGCCTTTACCCAACTGTGGCAAATCGCTGATCTTGAACACCAGCAAACGCCCTTCGGTGGTCACCGACGCCAGCCAGTTGCTCTCGCGGTCTTCCACGGTGCGCGGCAGGATCACCTTGGCGTTGTTCGGCAAGCTCAACAACGCTTTGCCCGCCTTGTTCTTGGCCTGCAGGTCTTCACCCTTGACCACAAAACCGTAACCCGCGTCGGAGGCGATCACGTACAGCGAATCGTCATCCGGCAGCAGCACGCACTCGAAATTCGCCCCCGGTGGCGGCGTAAGGCGCCCGGTCAGCGGCTCGCCCTGCCCGCGTGCGGATGGCAAGGTGTGCGCCGGCACCGAGTAGCTGCGCCCGGTGGAGTCGATAAACACCGCAAACTGGTTGGAACGCCCGGCCGCTGCGGTCTTGAAACCATCGCCAGCCTTGTACGAGAGGCCGGTGGCGTCAATATCATGCCCTTTGGCGGAACGAACCCAACCCTTTTCCGACAGAACGACGGTAATTTTCTCGTTAGGCAGCAACTCGGTTTCTGTCAGGGCTTTCGCTTCTGCGCGCTCGACGATTGGCGAACGGCGATCATCGCCATAGGTTTCGGCGTCTTTGATCAGCTCGCTGCGCACCAGCTTCTTGAGCTTGGTTTCGCTGCCCAACAGGGCTTGCAGCTTGGCTTGCTCCTTGAGCAGTGCATCTTGCTCGTCGCGCAACTTCATCTCTTCCAGCCGCGCCAACTGACGCAAGCGGGTGTCGAGGATGTAGTCGGCCTGGATCTCGCTCAGCTCGAAACGCGCGATCAGCTCGGCTTTCGGGTGCTCGGCGGTACGGATGATGTGGATCACTTCATCCAGGTTGAGGTAAGCAATCAGCAAACCGTCCAACAGGTGCAGGCGGCGCTCAACCTTGTCGAGACGAAATTGCAGGCGGCGGCGCACGGTCTGTACGCGGAACTCCAGCCATTCCACCAGCAGGTTGCGCAGGTTTTTCAACTGCGGCTTGCCATCCAGGCCGATGATGTTGACGTTGACCCGGTAGCTGGACTCAAGGTCGGTGCTGGCAAACAGATGCTGCATCAGCACTTCGTGGTCGACCCGGCTGTTGGTCGGGATGATCACGATGCGGCATGGGTTTTCGTGGTCGGACTCGTCACGCAGGTCAGCCACTTGTGGCAATTTCGACGGTTTGGCCTGCATCAGCGCGGCGATCTGCTCCAACACCTTGGCACCGGACACCTGGTGCGGCAATGCAGTG
The window above is part of the Pseudomonas sp. KBS0710 genome. Proteins encoded here:
- the asd gene encoding archaetidylserine decarboxylase (Phosphatidylserine decarboxylase is synthesized as a single chain precursor. Generation of the pyruvoyl active site from a Ser is coupled to cleavage of a Gly-Ser bond between the larger (beta) and smaller (alpha chains). It is an integral membrane protein.), which produces MKKQLFILSQYLLPHHLLSRLAGCIAECRVRWFKNAFTAWFAKRYQVDMSQALVEDLTAYEHFNAFFTRALKDGARPLDETPGAVLSPADGAVSQLGPIEHGRVFQAKGHSFSVLELLGGDAALAAPFMGGDFATIYLSPKDYHRVHMPLAGTLREMVYVPGRIFSVNQTTAENVPELFSRNERVVCLFDTERGPMAVVLVGAMIVASIETVWAGLVTPPKRELKTFRYDEAARAPIHLEKGAELGRFKLGSTAIVLFGPDQVKWAEELVAGTPVQMGQGIAAPKA
- the serB gene encoding phosphoserine phosphatase SerB, giving the protein MREIVLINITGEDRPGLTAAITGVLAQGGVNILDIGQAVIHDTLSFGILVEIPSTEQASSVLKDILFTAYKLDQQVRFTPVSEADYQHWVDGQGKKRHIVTLLTRKVTAEQLQRVSSITAQYGLNIDHIDRLSGRMPLDTPADKGKGCIEFSVRGEPADPQALRAEFLSVAQELNVDIAFQEDSLFRRNRRLAVFDMDSTLIEAEVIDELAKAAGVGEQVSEITERAMAGELDFRASFKERLALLKGLDVSVLDSIGASLRLTEGAETLFAELKRLGYKTAILSGGFTYFAKQLQAKLGIDYVFANELEVVDGKVTGVAVEPIVDAQRKSDLLKELAHKEGLRLEQTIAVGDGANDLPMLAIAGLGVAFRAKPLVKQSAKQAISTLGLDGVLYLLGFRDRDGQL
- a CDS encoding AhpA/YtjB family protein, which encodes MNRPTPVKTDNFFLLIFRALRHRRVPIALRIASHNVILVALALVIYACVMGLQFKQAMHEQADALGASLTTQTATSATELLVSNDILSLNVLLNNLTKNPLVAHAAIYSVDNRIMAEAGQRPKNGLLGEAEGLYSSNITFQDVKAGQLRISLDMQQFQQPMTISLQSMGILSAILLALALALSLRLGRHISTPLMQLRIWLRDIDEHTPATDRQDEIGDLARQLHASFAPEPVVPEVEPEPEYDDTDYDDEPEFEVRNLRDPGFDESAPVAALKPAPRQVIKAEEDELDDEDPFADLRDTSAAAPVVAPQPAPVKNTEPQHSAVLAVQLGAQDQLRRLPRARLTELLERYRDCLDQAASLYQSELHTLNDGSTLMLFHSEDSGEDYLTNAICCGELLRALGHALQIEVADSGITLQLQLGLTVGDDLFGMSQIDLLLTEIAQDALALSQHSRNLLLVERKISEDALIRQRARIRPIASPEGASCVERLMEPYPSMLERQLARMHETRNKP
- a CDS encoding membrane integrity-associated transporter subunit PqiC; translation: MTAPRLPLFLMLAGLLGLAGCSTHQPVSLYQLDSGSPAQPAQTAGMAVLLGPVVVADYLQRETLLQRQNDGSLQGSTDGRWAGSLSSDINQLMLRQVAGHLDSQRVVLAPGPAGFNPDVQVLLTITRLDSGTSQPAILDAQWRLIDRRGQVRDNRIVHLQEEHTGSTASQVQAQGVLLQHLAQQLSVALKPLANQPPVAEAPRKQAPAQAKPSAPEKPKMPMATPIRTDMEVFRF
- the parC gene encoding DNA topoisomerase IV subunit A translates to MSDILADSLDGVERRSLADFTENAYLNYSMYVIMDRALPHIGDGLKPVQRRIIYAMSELGLDADSKHKKSARTVGDVLGKFHPHGDSACYEAMVLMAQPFSYRYTLVDGQGNWGAPDDPKSFAAMRYTEARLSRYSEVLLSELGQGTANWGPNFDGTLDEPLVLPARLPNILLNGTTGIAVGMATDVPPHNLREVATACVRLLDEPKATVEQLCEHIQGPDYPTEAEIITPRADLLKMYETGKGSVRMRAVYHIEDGDIIVTALPHQVSGAKVLEQIAALMQAKPSKLPQVADLRDESDHENPCRIVIIPTNSRVDHEVLMQHLFASTDLESSYRVNVNIIGLDGKPQLKNLRNLLVEWLEFRVQTVRRRLQFRLDKVERRLHLLDGLLIAYLNLDEVIHIIRTAEHPKAELIARFELSEIQADYILDTRLRQLARLEEMKLRDEQDALLKEQAKLQALLGSETKLKKLVRSELIKDAETYGDDRRSPIVERAEAKALTETELLPNEKITVVLSEKGWVRSAKGHDIDATGLSYKAGDGFKTAAAGRSNQFAVFIDSTGRSYSVPAHTLPSARGQGEPLTGRLTPPPGANFECVLLPDDDSLYVIASDAGYGFVVKGEDLQAKNKAGKALLSLPNNAKVILPRTVEDRESNWLASVTTEGRLLVFKISDLPQLGKGKGNKIIGIPGERVASREEYVTDIAVIPEGSTLVLQAGKRTLSLRPDDLEHYKGERGRRGNKLPRGFQRVDALLVETPV